The following are from one region of the Streptomyces changanensis genome:
- the lanKC gene encoding class III lanthionine synthetase LanKC, which translates to MIKGYATFCDADRHFYDAPHRLSAERQGGRGALYAAALTPVPEGWRRNRSGDWLALRPVGAELPAQGWKIHVSACLENAETILARVSEYCLTHRIAFKFVPSRYLLHTRNAKYADRAASGKFITVYPADDDQCHRVARDLDALLAGEDGPYILSDLRWGEGPVYLRYGSFTQRHCYDEDGELRPAVEDPDGKLVPDLRGPVFRTPPWVRVPDFLRPHLADRHAVTLADVPYTVERALHFSNGGGVYVGHDSRTGEKVVLKEARPHAGLAADGADAVTRLQREREALERLSGLPCTPEVRGGFELGGHHFLAMEYIEGKPLNTFFARRHPLIEADPTPESLAEYTAWALRVHRMVEEAVAAVHARGVVFNDLHLFNIMLSEDESSVVLLDFEAAAHIDDNRRQTVANPAFVAPADRRGFDVDRYALACLRIALFLPLTSLLPLDPEKARHLADVAAAQFPVPRAFLDEAVAEILKGRPDAVGDGPYLPVEPGDWPRSRDSMARAVTASASPDREDRFFPGDIAQFATAGGGLTLGYGAAGVLYALAETGAPAHPDAQEWLLRRVKEPPSGSPLGLYDGLAGIAWALDRLGHPAPAADLAGLAMARPWEGVAPDLHSGLAGVGLALDALGHRDAALRCAELVARALPGITRAGLLYGASGPALLFIRLYERTGDAALLDLAADALGRDLDRCVVSAGGTLQVDEGWRTMPYLGAGSVGIGMVLDDFAAHRTDERFERARGEIVRAAQATFYAQPGLFRGAAGMVLHLSRTTTPGPGTHPSDVRRQIDALARHAVPYQGHLAFPGEQMMRLSMDLATGTAGCLLALGSAATDGRAHLPFLPPLRRPQTRSQSGTAEEHTVPMKERNRS; encoded by the coding sequence GTGATCAAGGGATACGCCACCTTCTGCGACGCGGACCGCCACTTCTACGACGCACCGCACCGGCTGTCCGCGGAACGCCAGGGGGGCAGGGGTGCGCTCTACGCGGCGGCGCTGACGCCGGTGCCCGAGGGCTGGCGGCGCAACCGCAGCGGTGACTGGCTGGCGCTGCGCCCGGTCGGAGCGGAACTGCCGGCGCAGGGGTGGAAGATCCACGTGTCGGCCTGCCTGGAGAACGCGGAAACGATTCTGGCCCGGGTGTCGGAGTACTGCCTCACCCACCGGATCGCCTTCAAGTTCGTCCCGAGCCGCTACCTGCTCCACACCCGCAACGCCAAGTACGCCGACCGCGCGGCCAGCGGCAAGTTCATCACCGTCTACCCGGCCGACGACGACCAGTGCCACCGCGTCGCCCGCGACCTGGACGCGCTCCTCGCCGGCGAGGACGGCCCGTACATCCTCAGCGACCTGCGTTGGGGCGAGGGCCCGGTGTACCTCAGGTACGGCAGCTTCACGCAGCGGCACTGCTACGACGAGGACGGCGAGCTGCGCCCCGCCGTGGAGGACCCGGACGGGAAGCTCGTCCCCGACCTGCGGGGGCCGGTCTTCCGGACGCCGCCCTGGGTGCGGGTGCCGGACTTCCTCCGGCCGCACCTGGCGGACCGCCACGCCGTGACCCTCGCCGACGTGCCGTACACCGTCGAGCGGGCCCTGCACTTCTCCAACGGCGGCGGCGTCTACGTCGGCCACGACTCCCGCACCGGCGAGAAGGTCGTCCTCAAGGAGGCCCGGCCGCACGCCGGGCTGGCCGCCGACGGCGCCGACGCCGTGACCCGGCTGCAGCGGGAGCGCGAGGCCCTGGAACGGCTCTCCGGGCTCCCCTGCACGCCCGAGGTGCGCGGCGGGTTCGAACTGGGCGGCCACCACTTCCTCGCGATGGAGTACATCGAGGGCAAGCCGCTCAACACCTTCTTCGCCCGCCGCCACCCGCTGATCGAGGCGGACCCGACGCCGGAGTCCCTCGCCGAGTACACCGCGTGGGCCCTGCGCGTCCACCGGATGGTGGAGGAGGCCGTGGCGGCGGTCCACGCCCGCGGCGTGGTCTTCAACGACCTGCACCTCTTCAACATCATGCTCTCCGAGGACGAGTCGTCCGTGGTCCTGCTCGACTTCGAGGCGGCCGCGCACATCGACGACAACCGCCGCCAGACCGTCGCCAACCCGGCCTTCGTGGCCCCCGCCGACCGGCGCGGCTTCGACGTCGACCGGTACGCCCTGGCCTGTCTGCGCATCGCGCTCTTCCTCCCGCTCACCAGCCTCCTCCCGCTGGACCCGGAGAAGGCCCGGCACCTCGCGGACGTGGCCGCGGCCCAGTTCCCGGTACCGCGCGCCTTCCTCGACGAGGCGGTGGCCGAGATCCTCAAGGGGCGGCCGGACGCGGTCGGCGACGGGCCGTACCTGCCGGTGGAACCGGGTGACTGGCCCCGCAGCCGCGACTCGATGGCGCGGGCCGTGACCGCGTCGGCGTCGCCCGACCGGGAGGACCGCTTCTTCCCCGGCGACATCGCCCAGTTCGCCACCGCGGGCGGCGGGTTGACGCTCGGCTACGGCGCCGCGGGCGTGCTGTACGCCCTGGCCGAGACGGGCGCGCCGGCCCACCCTGACGCGCAGGAATGGCTCCTGCGGCGGGTCAAGGAGCCGCCGTCGGGCAGCCCCCTCGGGCTGTACGACGGCCTGGCCGGCATCGCCTGGGCCCTGGACCGCCTGGGCCATCCCGCCCCGGCCGCGGACCTCGCCGGACTGGCGATGGCCCGCCCCTGGGAGGGCGTCGCGCCCGACCTGCACAGCGGCCTCGCGGGGGTCGGCCTGGCCCTGGACGCCCTCGGCCACCGGGACGCCGCCCTGCGCTGCGCGGAACTCGTCGCCCGCGCGCTGCCCGGCATCACCCGCGCCGGCCTGCTGTACGGGGCGTCCGGACCCGCGCTGCTCTTCATCCGCCTGTATGAACGCACCGGCGACGCCGCCCTGTTGGACCTGGCCGCCGACGCGCTCGGCCGCGACCTGGACCGCTGCGTCGTGAGCGCCGGCGGGACACTCCAGGTGGACGAGGGATGGCGGACCATGCCGTACCTGGGCGCCGGCAGCGTGGGCATCGGCATGGTGCTCGACGACTTCGCCGCGCACCGGACCGACGAGCGGTTCGAGCGGGCGCGCGGCGAGATCGTCCGGGCCGCACAGGCCACGTTCTACGCCCAGCCCGGGCTGTTCCGGGGCGCGGCGGGCATGGTCCTGCACCTGAGCCGCACCACCACCCCGGGTCCCGGCACCCACCCCTCGGACGTACGACGCCAGATCGACGCCCTGGCCCGCCACGCGGTGCCGTACCAGGGACATCTGGCCTTCCCCGGCGAGCAGATGATGCGGTTGTCCATGGATCTCGCCACGGGCACCGCCGGCTGTCTGCTGGCCCTCGGCAGCGCCGCGACCGACGGCCGCGCGCACCTGCCGTTCCTCCCGCCGCTGCGGCGGCCCCAGACCCGGTCCCAGTCAGGGACCGCGGAAGAGCACACCGTGCCCATGAAGGAAAGGAATCGATCATGA
- the ramS gene encoding mycelium formation morphogenetic lantipeptide SapB encodes MTLLDLQSMETPKEEATGDVATGSRASLLLCGDSSLSVTTCN; translated from the coding sequence ATGACGCTTCTCGACCTGCAGTCGATGGAGACCCCGAAGGAAGAGGCCACGGGCGACGTCGCCACCGGCAGCCGGGCCAGCCTGCTGCTCTGCGGTGACAGCAGCCTCAGCGTCACGACCTGTAACTGA